Sequence from the Fulvivirga ligni genome:
TTATGGTAGTACAAACTTTCCTAGTTTCAGTTTGGATGAGATCAGCATGTTGGAGCGAGGTTTTGTTATGGCTACAGCTCATATAAGAGGCGGCGGAGAGTATGGTCCTGAGTGGTACGAAGCAGGTAAACTCTATAATAAGAAAAATACCTTTACTGATTTTATTGCTTGTTCTGAATATCTGATTAATGAAGGTTATACCAATAATAAAAAGTTAGTGATATCCGGCACTAGTGCAGGAGGTTTACTGATGGGAGCGGTATTAAATATGCGCCCTGATTTGTATCAGGCTGCCATTGTGAATGTGCCCTTTGTGGATGTAGTTAACACCATGCTGGACGAAACTATTCCTCTAACTACCTTTGAGTACGATGAATGGGGTAATCCAAATGAAAAAGGATACTTCGATTACATGATGTCATACTCTCCTTATGATAACATTAAGGCTCAGGATTATCCTATGATGTTGGTTCAGGGTGGCTATAATGACAAAAATGTAGCATACTGGGAGCCAGCCAAATACGTGGCAAAATTGAGAGCTACCAAAACGGATGATAATAGGCTTTATCTGAAAACAGTAATGAATGCAGGCCATGGCCTAAGCTCAGGTAGGGATGGTTGGTTAAAACAACAGGCCTTTGAGCAGTCGTTTATGCTTAATGCTGTAGGTGTAGATGCTGGCTATGGTACCATAAGGGGTACAGTTACTGATCCTGATGGTGAGCCGATGCCATTCGTAAATGTTTTCCTAAAAGGCTCTACCACAGGTACTACTACTAACACCAATGGTGAGTATGCCCTGGATTTAAGAAGTGGCAATTATCAAATTGTATTTAGTCATGTGGCCTACACGAATACTGTAAAGGACATCAATGTAAAAGGAGATGTAGATCTCGATGTTAAATTGTCCTCAGATGCCATCATGTTAAAAGACATAGTGGTGAGTGATAGCTATGAAGATGCTGGTTATGAGATTATTAAAAAAGCCATGGCCAAAAGAAAAGATTATCTAAAAGCGGTAGATGGTTTCTCTGCTGATGTATATATGAAGTCCTTTGATCGGCTGGATGAGATTCCTGAAAAGCTCCCTGCCTTCCTGCCAAAAGAGGACTTGCCAGATAGTACAGACCTTGGACTCATTTATCTAAGTGAATCCATCTCAGAACTGTATAAAAAGCAGCCTGATGAAGTAAAGGAGGTCATGATTTCCTCTAAAGTAGGTGGTTGGAGTCAGGGCTATAGCTGGAACCAGGCAGGCCAAATTGATTTCAACTATTATCAAAACCTCATAGATATCGGTGATTTGGCTGCCAGAGGAATAGTGAGTCCAATTGCGGCCAATGGTCCGATGTTTTATAGGTACAAATATCTGGGTGAAATAGAAAAGCAAGGAAGTAAAGTAAATAAGATAGAGGTAATACCCAGGCGAAGAAATGACCCTGTGTTTGCTGGTAACATTTACATAGCTGAGGATACCTGGAATGTTGTAGGTGTAGATATGATATTGACTAATAGGCAGATAGAATTTTATGATACGCTGCACATAGAGCAGGATTATGTGAAAATAGAAGAGGACTTATGGATGCCGCTGTTGCTCAAAACTTATTCTAAAATTAAAATCTTCGGTTTTGCAGGCTCTACTAATAATATCATAAGTTATAAAAACTATGAGGTGAATCCGGATTTTCCTAAAAACCTCTTTAATAATGAGATCTTCAAAATAGAAAAGGAGGCCAATAAAAAGGACTCATCTTACTGGGTAGAACATAGACCTGTGGTACTCACAGATGAAGAGATCAAATACTATTATAAAAGTGATAGCACCGAAAAGCTGCATCAGTCCAAAGAGTATCTGGACTCCTTAGATAGAGTGAGGAATAAAGTAAAGTGGGGTGAGCTTCTTACGGGTGTAAGCATACGCAATAGATATAAAAATACATATTATAATTTCTCGGGTTTGCTGGAAATGCTACAGTTCAACACGGTAGAAGGTTTGGTGGCAAATTTCAAATGGAGTAGATACAAAGGGGAATGGTGGACTTTCGATAAGAAAAGCTATTACCTCAGCGGCACGCTCAGATATGGCTTTGCTAATCAGGGCTTTAATGTTACGGGAGCTTTTGCTAAAACGCTGAATAACATGACCATGGAGCGGATTTCCTTCTCCGGAGGTCAAACTGTGGCTCAGATTAATAACTTAGATCCTATTTCACCTATCGTCAACGCTTCATATTCACTTTTTGGTAGAGACAATTACATGAAGCTTTACCAGAAGCAGTTTTTTGAGGCTGGCTATCAG
This genomic interval carries:
- a CDS encoding DUF5686 family protein, whose amino-acid sequence is MSIALKTRGITILLLLFIASFIHAQSIEPPVAKKEEHLTIIHGDTLKDNYYWLRKKGDYEVINYLSAENGYAQRMTKSGDWIREKLLEEMKSRIQERETSAPNKIDDYYYYNRYEKDKNYNILCRKKGSMDAEEEVLLDVNKLADGLGYIAVRTQISPDHQWLAYQIDYTGGHKTSVYFKDLNTGEVINDELHRVGSMVWFNDSKTIAYTKKDTTNRDYVVLTHRRGDDVKNDKVLFEEKDKTRALGLAKTTSKKYILISSSVTLSSEIRFMEADNPGSRLKLFRERRNDQKYSINHFPGEEYFYVTKNFPNKNRDIVRTPEEQVSEENWEPFFPANDTIPLNGFSLSPDFMVVNQLIDGLPSIMVTNRKTQESYRLEFPDPSYTVSGRIELEYGPDILLYSYSSQKQPSVMYEYNLRTREKTIYKESEVPGYESDNYITARLFATADDGTEIPISVMYKKGLELNGQNPVWLKGYGSYGSTNFPSFSLDEISMLERGFVMATAHIRGGGEYGPEWYEAGKLYNKKNTFTDFIACSEYLINEGYTNNKKLVISGTSAGGLLMGAVLNMRPDLYQAAIVNVPFVDVVNTMLDETIPLTTFEYDEWGNPNEKGYFDYMMSYSPYDNIKAQDYPMMLVQGGYNDKNVAYWEPAKYVAKLRATKTDDNRLYLKTVMNAGHGLSSGRDGWLKQQAFEQSFMLNAVGVDAGYGTIRGTVTDPDGEPMPFVNVFLKGSTTGTTTNTNGEYALDLRSGNYQIVFSHVAYTNTVKDINVKGDVDLDVKLSSDAIMLKDIVVSDSYEDAGYEIIKKAMAKRKDYLKAVDGFSADVYMKSFDRLDEIPEKLPAFLPKEDLPDSTDLGLIYLSESISELYKKQPDEVKEVMISSKVGGWSQGYSWNQAGQIDFNYYQNLIDIGDLAARGIVSPIAANGPMFYRYKYLGEIEKQGSKVNKIEVIPRRRNDPVFAGNIYIAEDTWNVVGVDMILTNRQIEFYDTLHIEQDYVKIEEDLWMPLLLKTYSKIKIFGFAGSTNNIISYKNYEVNPDFPKNLFNNEIFKIEKEANKKDSSYWVEHRPVVLTDEEIKYYYKSDSTEKLHQSKEYLDSLDRVRNKVKWGELLTGVSIRNRYKNTYYNFSGLLEMLQFNTVEGLVANFKWSRYKGEWWTFDKKSYYLSGTLRYGFANQGFNVTGAFAKTLNNMTMERISFSGGQTVAQINNLDPISPIVNASYSLFGRDNYMKLYQKQFFEAGYQKEVTNGILLTGQLGYENRKPMVNHSDYAFVSEKEDRMYTSNNPLSPYSDEPLFSEHQALMFKMQARFRIKQKYATRPDRKVIYGSKYPTLTLNYKKGISALGSDVDFDFANIVIGDNLDLGLLGVSSYDITFGGFFNKSAVPFLDYKHFQGNETIFLNKQEYYGRDRSPLTAFHILDYYSKSTTSTYWEGHYEHHFNGFLLNKFPLVRKLKFQALGGVNLLKAGDREYTELYFGVENIFKVMRVDFAAGYDDIDKVKTGVRIWIGISNL